The genomic interval CGATTTTGTACACGAGTCACCGCATGGCCGAGGTCACCCGGATCTGTGACGAGGTGATCTTCCTCGACCGCGGGCGCATCTTCGCGCAGGACACACCGCTCGGGCTCACCAAGCGGATTCGCTCGGCGCAGCTCCGGCTCACCGTGGAGGGCGATCGCGACACGATCGCGGCGTTCCTCACTGGCCGGGCGCAGGGCTTCCGGTTCACCCAGGACCACCGCGTGGTGATCGACACCACGGAGCAGCGGATTCCCGAGCTGATCTTCGGCCTCAGCGAGCGCGGCGTGTGGATTACCGACATCGAGGTGGAGAAGCCGACGCTCGAGGACGTCTTTCTGAAAATCGCCCGGGGGGACGCGGATGTCTGAGCGGTTGAAGGCGGTCCTGCTCCAGGAAGTGTTCATTACGCGGCGATCGCTCGAGATCATCGTGGATCTGTTCTACACGTCCCTGATCACGGTTGTCGTCTTCGGGTTCGTCTCGGGGTTTCTGACCGGCGTGCTCAATCCCAACACGGGATCGTACCTGATCCTCGGGATGCTGCTGTGGGACGTCATCCGCGTAAACCAGTACTCCGTCACGGTCGGCGGCCTCTGGAACATCTGGTCGCACAACCTGAGCAACATGTTCGTGGCACCGCTGTCGCTCGCGGAGTACGTCGTCGCCCAAATCCTGTCGGGACTCCTCAAGACGCTCGTGATCTTCGCGATGATCTCGGCGATCGCCGCGGCCGCCTTCCATTTCGAGATCTGGCGGGTCGGCGCCGTCAACCTGGCGCTCTTCTTCGTCAACCTGACGGTGTTCGCGTGGGCGGTCGGCCTGGTGCTGCTCGGCATCGTGTTCATGATCGGCACGCGGATCCAGGCGCTCGCGTGGGGCGCCGTGTTTCTGTTCCAGCCGCTGACCGCGGCGTTCTTCCCGCTGCGCGTGCTGCCGCCGGCTGCGCGCGCCGTGGCGTACGGGATTCCGCCCACCTGGGTCTTCGAGGCGGCGCGCCGCGCGCTCGCCGACCCGTCGGTCGACTGGCGCTCCACGGCCATCGCGCTCGCCGAAAATATGCTGTATCTTGGGGTTGGCATCCTGGCGTTCCGCGCGATGTGGGCGCGGTCGCGCGAAACCGGGCAATTTGCCCGCAGCGAGGGATAGACGAGGAACGCGGCACCGATGACGTGGGTCTTTTTGGTCCTGGCGACGTTTCTCGCGTCGGCGGTCGAGGCGGTCGAGGCCCTCACGATCGTGCTGGCGCTCGGCGTCACCCGCGGGTGGCCCTCGGTCCGTCTCGGCATGGCCGCGGCGGGCGCCGCACTCGCCCTATTGGTCGCCGCGCTCGGTCCGGGATTGCGTATGATCCCGATCGACGCCCTCCGGCTCGTGGTCGGTGCATTCCTCCTGGTGTTCGGCCTCCAGTGGCTGCGGAAGGCAATCTTAAGAGCGGCCGGGTTCAAGGCGCTGCACGACGAGGACGCGATCTATAAGCGCCAGGTGCATGACGCGTTGGCCGCCGGCGACGCGCCGCCGGCCGGCGTCGATTGGTACTCGTTTACGGTCTCGTTCAAAGGGGTCTTCCTGGAAGGGGTCGAGGTCGTCTTCATCGTCCTCACGTTCGGCAGCGCGCACGGCAACCTGCCGCTGGCGATCGGGGGCGCGGCCGCCGCCGTCGTCCTGGTCTCGGTGACCGGGCTGCTCGTCCACCAACCGCTCAGCCGCGTGCCGGAAAACGCGATGAAGTTCGCGGTCGGTCTGATGCTCACGACGTTCGGGATCTTCTGGGCCGGCGAGGGCATCGGGATCGACTGGCCGGGGGCGGATGCCGCGATCCTTGCGATCCTGACGTTTCTAACCCTGTACAGCCTCGTCCAGGTGAGATGGCTGAGCCCCCGGGCTTCGCGGGCCGCGGCCGCGGCCACACCCGATGGGGGATCCTCATGAGCTATCTTGCGGGGTTCCTCGCGTTCTGGAAGGATCTG from bacterium carries:
- a CDS encoding ABC transporter permease, with amino-acid sequence MSERLKAVLLQEVFITRRSLEIIVDLFYTSLITVVVFGFVSGFLTGVLNPNTGSYLILGMLLWDVIRVNQYSVTVGGLWNIWSHNLSNMFVAPLSLAEYVVAQILSGLLKTLVIFAMISAIAAAAFHFEIWRVGAVNLALFFVNLTVFAWAVGLVLLGIVFMIGTRIQALAWGAVFLFQPLTAAFFPLRVLPPAARAVAYGIPPTWVFEAARRALADPSVDWRSTAIALAENMLYLGVGILAFRAMWARSRETGQFARSEG